From Thermoplasmatales archaeon:
GGTCCACTCAATATAGAGGGGAGAAAACAATATGCTCTAATAGTCATTGATGGTAATTCAAGATTACACTGTAACATTTATGATAGAATAAAAACAGAAGATGTGACCCGTTCTTTGAAAGAAACTATTGAAAAATGGTGTAAGAAAGAAGGTATAGAAGTTGAATATACTCCTCCCTATTATCCACAAGCAAAAGGAAAGATTGAAAGAGCCATAAGAACTTTCAATGAAGAATTTCTGAAATTGAAGAAAGTTTTTGAAAATGTTCTTTTATTACTTCAGGAATTTATTGAATGGTTTAACAATCATAGATACCACATGGGTATCCATGATTATCCTGCCAATGTATATTTTTCAAAAAATGTTACCGATGTTACTTGACAATACAAGGAAAAAATATTTTAATCCTTCTTAAATTATTATCAATGCTTGTATTTGTTCATGGAATGTGGTCCTATCCAGAAATATGGGAGCCATTTGTGAAATATTTTGAAGATAGGGGATTTAAATGCAAATCTATGGATTTACAAGAGATAAATAAAATAAATGCATCTTTTTACGATTATCTTGAATTGGTTAAAGGAAATGTAAGAAAAGGAGACATTGTTATCGGCCATTCTCTTGGCGGGCTTCTTGTTCAAAAGATTGCTGAAGAAAAGGGAATAAAAGCGGGTATTGCCATTTCCTCGGCTCCTCCGAAAGGAATAAAATTTGGGAAAAAAGCCATGCTTGCTTCATTAAAATACTTTCCAAAAATAATTTCAAAAAAGCCATTTAAACCTGATTTTTCTTTTGCAAGAAAATATATATTTAATTGTATAGATGAGGAAAAAGCAAGGAAGGCACATGAAAAAATGAGGAATGATTCATCAAAGGTTGCATATGAAGTAGCAATGAATAAAATAGCGGTTGATGAAAAGAAGATTAAATGTCCTATGCTTTTCATTGCGATGAAAGATGATAGATTATCTCCTCCAGATATGGTTAAAAAAATAGCAGATAAATATGGAGGAAAATTATTGATTTATGAAGGATGCCACTGGTTTATCGAAAAATGGGATGAAATAGCTGATGGAATTGAAGATTTTATACTTGATTTAAAAATTTATTAAAATTTATAAACAGAAAAGATTTAACTCCATGCAGGAACAGAGCAGGAAATATTTAATTTATCTTGTGATTTTGATGGGATCTGTTGCACTGCTTGACTGGTATCTTTCCACAGCCATAGCGGTGGCGCTTCCGCACCTGCTCGCTGAATATTCAATAAAGGATTTTGAGTTTTCAATGTGGGAAGCAATGTATCTTATACCCACTCTTTTTATATTTCTCCTAAATGGACTGAATGATATTATAGGGAGGAAACTATCAATTTTAATTCTTCTTCTGATGATGGGATTGCCATCCATTGCCATTTTTTACTTTGCAAACTCCTTCCATTTATTCATGATTTTTTATGCAATCATAAACTTCGCTCTTGTTTCCAACATGTGGACAATACCAGTTGAGGAAGAAGCCCCAGCCAGCTCAAGAGGGAAGTTAATGGGTATTGTTTACAGCATTAGCCTGATTCCACTGGCGCCAATTGCTTCATTTATAATAATTCCAAGATTTGGATGGAAAGGAATTTATGCTTTTGGTTTTGTATTCATGCTTCTTATTATTTTTGGTTGGCTTTTCATGAGAGAAACAAAAAGATACGAGAAAATAAAGGAGGAGAGGAAAAAAGGAATAAGAAAAAAACATTTCTTTGGGATAGGTGTTATAAAGAAGAAGGATTTCAGATATATAGTGATAGGCACAGCAATATGGTTCTGCTGGCTGGCAATATCATTCCATCTGAAATATGTGGGTCATTATTTACAGGATATAAAAAA
This genomic window contains:
- a CDS encoding transposase, with protein sequence MKETIEKWCKKEGIEVEYTPPYYPQAKGKIERAIRTFNEEFLKLKKVFENVLLLLQEFIEWFNNHRYHMGIHDYPANVYFSKNVTDVT
- a CDS encoding MFS transporter, which encodes MQEQSRKYLIYLVILMGSVALLDWYLSTAIAVALPHLLAEYSIKDFEFSMWEAMYLIPTLFIFLLNGLNDIIGRKLSILILLLMMGLPSIAIFYFANSFHLFMIFYAIINFALVSNMWTIPVEEEAPASSRGKLMGIVYSISLIPLAPIASFIIIPRFGWKGIYAFGFVFMLLIIFGWLFMRETKRYEKIKEERKKGIRKKHFFGIGVIKKKDFRYIVIGTAIWFCWLAISFHLKYVGHYLQDIKNYSQNTFLLVFLVAQVLCIFAGFLAGWMMDKVGRGKTLAFSCIAVAILLILIDFSPGNIVLAIFPITYFFFMFMYTWIIVYLPEIFPTEIRGSCLGWTTTTARPSYIIVPLIISGLLRILTDMKFFWTFTALYPLIAFLIVIFTKPYETKRKELEEIEVERS
- a CDS encoding alpha/beta hydrolase is translated as MLVFVHGMWSYPEIWEPFVKYFEDRGFKCKSMDLQEINKINASFYDYLELVKGNVRKGDIVIGHSLGGLLVQKIAEEKGIKAGIAISSAPPKGIKFGKKAMLASLKYFPKIISKKPFKPDFSFARKYIFNCIDEEKARKAHEKMRNDSSKVAYEVAMNKIAVDEKKIKCPMLFIAMKDDRLSPPDMVKKIADKYGGKLLIYEGCHWFIEKWDEIADGIEDFILDLKIY